A stretch of DNA from Equus asinus isolate D_3611 breed Donkey chromosome 20, EquAss-T2T_v2, whole genome shotgun sequence:
CAGATCTAACTTTGTATTATCTAGAAAAAGGGGCTGTTAAACTCCTCTAAAGGGCCGGAGAGTAAATATTGTAAGCTTTGCAAGCCATGTGATTTCTGTTGCACCTACTCAACTCTGCTCTTGTAATGAAAAAGCAGCTATAGACAGGAGTAAACAAATGGGTGGATCTGgattaataaatcaataaaataggcAGCAGGATGGATTTGGCTTAGGGGCTGTTGTTTGCTGACccctaaaagtaaaagaaagaagtttatttaccaacaaaaatgtattgaagAGCAACCCACATCTCCCCATATGTCATAGGGAGTTCTTCATCAGTATACTGCGGAACACGGAGGAATAGCAAAGCTCATCTGAAGTCTTCAGTCGCAGAATTTCTCAACAAATAGAACTGCTCTCTTCTATAATTTGTCATTTCAGTCAAACATTCATATGAATCAGTCTTTGAAAGATGATTatattgtcctttttatttcttggagAAGGGATGCCTGTGTTCCCCTTACTAAATGTGTCTGAGTACCTCTTAAAGACAATCTTCTAGCAATTTTCCTAAACACGCATTTCCTCTTCTAAGCAACTGTATTAAAGAGTCTTCTCCaagtcttgatttttttcagtcaGATGCCCTTGCTGTATCTATTATTGCCCTTTCTCCTTGAAATCTTCACACTGGGGCCACATTTACCCACCACTTGTTTATcctttgtttgtttactttttgtttagACAATAGTTTACTCTCCATTGACTGCACTAATAGCGAGCAGTGGCATAGATAATCTAGAAACAATGCATAATCCCCAAGTCACTCCTACTTTGGAATGCTTTAtgtgattttttgaggaacaaatTTACTTTGGTAATTGTATTCTTCCCAACCTAATATTAAAATCAACTCTAATTTCTGGAGCACTTCATTGACGGAAGTGATACAGAAGAGTGTCTCTGATTAAGAAAATCATTTGACATGGGTAATACTTATGCAGATAAGAGATTTGAGTATATGAATAACCAAATTACAGTTGGTATGTCAATCAACAGATATGTTTTGCAGTCTCATTATTTGTCGTGGATATGTAGCacatactaaaatattattaGGCACTTTCATGTGTATTATTTTAACCCTTGCAGCAACTGTATTATGTGGAtattgtgattttcattctgCAGATTAGGCTTTGAGAGGTCAAATGACTTCCTGTGGGTCTTTGAAGGATAATGAAGGGTTGGGATTTGTACTCAGTCTTCTGATAGTAGATCTAGCACTCTTCAAACAGCTACCTATGAGGATATAGTGAATAGACTCCATGCAACTCAGAAACATCATTGCCATCCCTATTTCTGGGCACTGAGAGGACTGTAGATATAAAGCAAGACGAGGTTGCTGCCTCGAGGGAATTTGTAAACTCTATTCCAAGATAAAGCATAGACGCATTCATACTTCTGTTCCTTTGTTCATGTGCTTCTCTCTGCAGACTTCATCTTTTCCCCTCATGCGTCTGCTATCCTTTTACCCAATATGTTTAgcaaatttattgagatataatttacgtGCAACAAACTGCATCCATTTATAATATACAATTGATGTGTTTTGACAGGCTTACATCCATTAAACTTCCATGacaatcaaaatacagaacagtCAATTGTCAAAACATCAATTGACCTTGAAAGTGTAGGTCTATTTTTggactctattctattccattgatctgcatgtctaGCCTATCCTCCTAGCCTGTCTTTATTATACCTCTGtagtaaatcttgaaataaaGTAGTATAAAACCTCCATCTTTTTATAATTACTTTGAAAATTCTAGaacctttgtatttctatgtaaattttagaattaaccTGTCAATTTCTGTGCACAAAAAAAAAGCCTGCTGAAATTTTGATTGTAAGATTGCTTTGACTCTATAGCTCAGTTTGgtagaattgacatcttaatgaTATTGGAGACTTCCAATCTAAGAACCTGGTATATCTCTGCACTTCTTTAGGTCTTTAACTTCTTCCAGCAATATTTGCCATTTTCACTCTAAAGGTCTTAAACATTGTATTAGCTTCTTAGGGctactgtaataaattaccacaaactggttggttcaaaacacagaaatttattctcacagttcaggggccaaaagtctgaaatcaaagtatTAGcaagttggttccttctggatgCTTTCAGGGGGAATCCATTTCATGCCTAGCTTCTGGTgtctgccagcaatccttggcattccttggccagtctctctgcctctgtcttcacttgGCTTTCTATGTCTTAGTTTCATCTCCTTTTCTGTCCCTTCTAAGGACACTGCCATTGGACTTAGACACCAgcctaatccaggatgatctcttcTTGAGATCTTTACCTTCATTAATCTtaatctgcaaagaccttttttcctAAGAAGTTCATATTTTGGGGTTCCGGGTAGACATATCTTTTGGGAGCCACAATTCTATTCAttatatgcatatttaaaaaaatacattcctattttatgttttatgatgctattataaatggattttaaattttaatttccaatgaTTTGCTGCTAGCATATAAAAGCATAATTGACTCTTCTGTATTAATCTTGATCTTGTGATTTTACTAAGTGCAGTTGTTAGTTCTGGTCATTGTTATGTAGATCTTtattagaattttctacatacacAAGCATGCTACTTACAAATAgaggtaattttacttctttttctatctaagccttttatttttcttgctttattacaatggctaggatttccagtgaAATATTGACTGGAAGTCATAAGAGCaggcatctttgccttgttcccaatcttagcaggaaataattttatagttAATCATTAAGGATGATGTTAACAATAGGTTTTTTATAGAATGCCATTTATCAGATTGAGaaagttcctctctattcctaATATACTGagagattgttttttaaaaatgatacatatgtgttgaattttatcaaataatttttctgtatctattgaaataatgatattcttttttcctatttatccTATTAATACGGTGAagtacattaattgatttttaaatataaaaacaatcttacattcctggaataaattctaATTGGTACTGatgtatttttatatgttgttagatttattaaaattttgttaaggatttttgcgtctatgttcatgaaggatacTGGTCTGTAATTTCCTTGTAATTTATTTGTCcagttttgatttaaaaaaatgaatttggaagtgttccttcttcctctattttctggaagaattttatAAGATTAGTGTTATTTcttacttaaatatttgataggaATCACCAATGATACCATTTGGACCTGGAATTTTCTCTGTGGGAAGGTTTAAATAATGCATTTAATTGTTCTAATAGATATAAggctatttaaattttctgtttcatctgtGTCAGTTTTAGTAAGTTGTATTTTTCAAGGACTTTGTCCATTTTACCTAAGTTCTGACctacttatttttatatatctagTCTAGATATCTTTTCCTCTTGAAACCTTCCCTGACACCTCCAAGAGAAGTGAAGTCTCATCTTTTTGTGCCACTATTTATCTAGTACCATCTGTACTTTCCAACTGACTTTGAAGTTGTTTGTCCATTTGTCTCTTCCTATACCAAATTAAGGGCCCTGAAGTTCCATGATTGCATCCTATATACGTTTGAGTTTCTGCCACCTTATATGGtacttggcacataatagatacCCCCCAAcccaaaatgtttaaataatcaAGTTATTCCACTTATCACTGTCTAATTTATAGACAATGGGATGTTTACACAGGGACGTTTCTAACTTCCTCAGtagatgatgagcatgttttgcAAAAATGGCAAGTAAAATTCGATGTTGACATTCCTTCTATTTCTTAtgtttagaataatttttaaaactattaaattgggggccagtccagtggcacagtggttaagtttgcatgttctgcttctcggcagcctgggatttgccggttccgatcccgggtgcggacatggcactgctaggcaaaagccatgctgtggtaggcatcccacatataaagtagaggaagatggacatggatgttagctcagggccagtcttcctcagcaaaaaaagaggaggattggtagtagttagctcagggctaatcttcctcaaaaaaaaaaaaaaagctattaacTTGAATGGATTTGCTGAATAGTACAGAAAAAAAAGTATTCTATGAACTCAGAGAAGAGAGGTTAAGTGGAAATCTGGAAAACATGTATCAACAAAGGGAGAGGAATAAGGAAAATAACtatattgagtacttactgtgtgccagcatCATGATAAACAATTTATATTCCTTATCTCACTTAACCTTAAAATAGTTAGGCATGAAagatattattatcccattttacagatcaggaatctgaagctcagaaaagttaagtactTTGCCCAAGTCCACAGAGTTATTAAGCAACAGATTTAAGTGTGAAGGATCCCATTATCCATGTTCCTTGTTTGAATCATACTTTTGCCCGTTCAGTTTTCTATAAGGCTCCTGATGAATTTTCCTTTAGTTACCTTTAAACTTTGCTACAGTAGAATATTCTGTAGTCCTCCTAATTGAGTGTTGGAATAACTGTAAATTTAGGAAAAGTCCAAAGTATTCCCTGAAAACTTGTTCTGCCTATTgcataaaatatacagaaatcacATAGAGGATCCAAAACAGACTTATCTCAAAGTATGCTGCAGAACTCCCTGTGTCTTCTCACTAGTCTTCATCGACCTTTTCTCTACAACCCTAGCATTATTTAGATGATAGCAGATGCTACCATTCTGAATGTGGATAATTGGGGGTATCATTGGGTCCTGAGTTCCCACTCAAATGGCATAAAGGAAATTAAGAGGCCAAGGCCACAATAACCCAAGCAATCTCCATGGCTTGGTGTGAAAGGAGAGGATCTTTCCTTATAGATGATCTTACCTTTTTGTGTGTTTCGTATTGGTCCTTTTTAGAAAGGTCTGTGGGCTAATTTGTGCAAGGCACATTCTTTCTCCCTATGCCTTGATACAAGATAGGTGAAACACCAGATCAATCATATAGCTTCTCTGATGCTGCTAAGTAAGATGTTTCTTTGTTAggtctcctttttctctcaacCCAATAGTACTCTGTAAATCCCCTAATCTGGGTTGCCTATGATAACCAGGCttttcccaattaaaaatgtgtttaatgcACCATTTTACCAATACATCTTAGCCAAAGAACCCGGAAGGTAAGGCAAGTTTTCTATGATTCTAGTCTATTAATTGAAATGAGATGTTTCTGAGGTCTTctcaatgtgaaaaacaaaaattactagCACTTGTTTATTTGCGTACAATACTGTGGTCAGGAACTTGCTACTTCTTCAGGGAAATTATTTGTAACACATCATTGAGAAGACAACTTAACAATTCACACTGATCATTCCCTGTGGTCTGCCATGGTGAGGGTGATACGTTCCTGTATTAGAAGCACCAGAAGAAGGAACTCAACCCTCTCCCTTGAAATTCTAGTCTCGGTTGGAATGACTCCCTAAGGCATCCATAGCTACTAGATTCTTGCTGACCAAGAAATGAAACAGGTCCTATCAAGGCTGTTCACATTAGGGGAAAAAATCTAAAAGGCATCCTTGACAAAAATCAGCATGGGGATCTTTCTCACTTTTAGGTAGGAGACACAGCTTTTTTGTGGTCTGAGCATCAAACTTGAGAGGAGGACATTGCTGAGACTTAACATTAATTAATAATGTTTATTCATGTAAACCTGCATCAAATGGTATTCTACATGGAGGTAAGACAGAAGAGGATGGAATTAAATACGTGACCTCTTGTAAGCTATTTTCAGTTAAGGATTTTTGAGTAGCCACTTGAAATCATGAATAGTAGGATTGGGAAGAACAGGGCGGAATAGaaccacttttttctttctacctAACACTGTACTTAGGCAAAGCATAGTCCATATAGGAACTGCCTTATAAAAACCTGCTGAATAAatggagtgaatgaatggatggatggatgttagAGTCTGAACTTTTCTACATAGTTTCAAATGTGGTGAATTTGTTGTGTTCCATCCGGGTATTGTTGGAGGGCAGGAAAGACCTTTCTATTGGATTCTAGAAGCTGAGAGTGTCCTCTGCACTGCTTGGATAGGACAAGCTTCTGGTAGTTCCATTTATCCAGAGGCAGAAGGCACTCTCTTGCCTGCAACTGGAGCATTGTAGCCAGATTCAATAAAGAGCCTATACTGCCTAAGGAAACGGTGTTTCCTCTTACAAGGTAAAATCTTGGCTCCTCTGCCATGAGGGGTCTGTTCTTGGAAATGTACTGTAGAGCTTTCCTATCTAACCAGGATAGGAATTGCATTGCTACATAATTCCCCTGCTGAGGCCCTACGAAAGGAATGAGTTGGGACAGATACAGCAAGATATTAGGACAAATTTTCCCCATTCTTCATGTTGTACAACACAGAAGTGAACTTTATTTCAACAAGATGACCCAATTCTTAGCATGCTTTTCTACCCACTTTACCCATAGTGCTTCCAAATCACTGTCTTTGATTCAAATTGtgcagagaaacaagaaaatgaaaagaagataaGCTGGCTAGTGCAAAGTAAAATGGCATTTAATTAAAACTAACTTTGCAAATTCATGGGGGAAAAACCTAGAtgttttgcccccccccccccaaaaagccCTGTGATTAACCTTCAGGGCAGCATAGCATATCAGTGACCGTTTGTTGTTTTGAGTGTATTTCATTTATACATTGGAAGTagatatttttcatattgttaaTAATCACTCTACTAAGTTGTACACTCAGCATCGTGCATCATTTTAACCTTGTTTAGTCACaaggctttcattttctttctctacttttcttaAGCTTGTTTCTGAGTGGTGGTTCATTCACATAAGCTTTCAATTTTAAATAACACAATCCATTATTTCACTAGGCGTCTTTATTTGCTTAAAGTGAAGAATCAGATTGTGATTGTGTTGTAAATAAGTcaatcctttccttccctttacagGAAAAGCTGTGGATGCTaaaaaaagagaactgaaaactagtCTTTCATGAACTCAGTTATTGGAGTAAGTAGAGCTAAAACtgtgggggtggcggggggagaagaaaatgaaaaaggcatTTTTAGAGCTTTTAATTTAAGCCACTCCAGTGTCCCTCTTCTCCGCTTCTTTCCATACCCCCTGCCCCACAGTCAGAACCCAGGGCACCGGGCAGCTCAGAAGCTGAAAGGAGACTAAGAGTGAGGCTCTGGGTTAACCTTTCCAGTGATCTTAAAAGGTGGAGGCAGAAAGACTGCTTGGAGAAACTCCTTTTTACCTTTCTAGAACTGCATCAGAGAAACTCCTAAATTGCATCAGTGATCCTGAAACCTTTATAAATAAAGAATTTCCTGCATTTAGGAAACTTAATCTTGTTGGGATCTTTTGAGGTAGGAAAATGTGATGAGAAATAAACATTCTCTATATTCCTATGTATTGGGTATGCTCCTGGAAACATTGGAGGAACTGTTTGCCAAAAACTCTTGGCAGTTTTCAAAGACGGCTGGCCAAGTCAAAAGAGAATGAGGAGAAGAACAGGTTTATGGAGCTCCGAGTCCAGCATTGTGTGTAAAACCCAGGTTTCAATTTAAAGAAATCTGTTGCATAAAAACCTTGGGAAACATATCatcctctcttttctttactACATAGATACCTCACACAAGTATCCTgttcttcaaaaaaatgtttttagaaaataagaaaaatataagaaaatcaacATGGTCATAATGAagcaaattttatattaattttatttacttttgcttttaagTTTAAGAGTTAAGACaacatttcagcaaagaaatgTGGAGAAGGGTAAAGGGAAATCAATAAAGTCACTCTGTGACTTTTCCCAGGAGGGAGCTGTGTTAATCGAGAATGACTTGCTTGGCTGTATATCAAGTCCGAGGAAAGAGCAGGAGTTGATTTTGAAACAGATTTCCCAGCTAGATTGAaggagatatatatgtgtgtatatatatatatatatatacacacacacacacatatatacacataatttttACAAGAatagtatatgtgtatatacactgTTATatccattttaatatatattaaaaatgtgtatatatatatacacacatacacatttaaaaagtagataaaagTAATTTCTTTAGATAATTAGTAATATCAAACAAAAATTCTTCTGATAGTATTTCATGTATATTGATCTAGGATGAGTTTACACTTTATAAATTTCTCTAATAAGCCTTTTGACTCCTAAAGGAAATTGATGTGCAAAATCCTAAAGTGATAGATGAAGGAATGGAAACCAGATTTCTCAACCAAGGCCCAGTGAAGTGTCTTTGACTGTAGGAAATCTTCTAGAGTCTCTCTGGGTTGTACATGTAGTCACTTTCTCTAGTGATCAACATTACAGAAATTTTTAGCAAGTGTGATTTCAGCAGAGCTTATGAAAGTCCAGCTGGCCAGGGGCCTACCCAATTCCCCTGGGCCATGGTACCACATTCTCAAGTTCATTGGAAGCAGTTGTAGTTTCCAACAAATTCAGACACATAATTGGGTGGGAGGCAGAAAAACTTG
This window harbors:
- the BLID gene encoding LOW QUALITY PROTEIN: BH3-like motif-containing cell death inducer (The sequence of the model RefSeq protein was modified relative to this genomic sequence to represent the inferred CDS: substituted 1 base at 1 genomic stop codon) gives rise to the protein MEERPFYWILEAESVLCTAWIGQASGSSIYPEAEARFNKEPILPKETVFPLTRXNLGSSAMRGLFLEMYCRAFLSNQDRNCIAT